A single Planctomycetia bacterium DNA region contains:
- a CDS encoding BatA domain-containing protein, with protein MEFMHPGMLFGALAAGIPVVLHLMMRQRPRQLEFPALRFLQARQTSNRRTLKLRHLLLLLLRMAALALLAFALARPSAKLFGMLGDEEGPVTAVLVFDTSSRMSYTAEKRTRLEAAREFADKLLASLPAKSEIGILDTSTPSRVYEADMTIARERIAQLKTGGRGVPLAATCESAAELLREAKYPRKELYVFTDFSVGAWSGNRAGDWAQRAVDGGVAKVEFIDVGAEKPVDYALGNLALSDQMLVRNRPLLVSSAVSAIGAGTKRIVRLLVIDPQTGKLAERGVQEVDLAADETKEVSFTIGSLDLGTHQGELRIDDADSLPENNVRYFTVNVRSAPRILVAAPNPVATRAAYYTQAIAGRELQVNGIAPYDVFYGTYDKLAEEDFHKYSALVLLDPPPLADTLWQQIEAYARGGGGTALFLGPDAQPSKFNTEIPQTVLAGKLGIQARYPQGDLYFWPDADQHPLLADFKPVKSSTPWEDFPVYRYWQLTPAEGTTFVAPYNNDAPAIVERPIGLGRALTITTPISEPTDLPEDDRWNLLPIGPRPWPFVVLMNGVTTYLVGRDDPVNYLAQEAAIVRLDPTKRFETYLVTRRNADVPPLRLAADLKRNRLTVPITDAAGNYRVQAGGSADGVDLGFSVNLPADGESLRRIDAARLEKLFADVPHATVKKFAELRRESNPDRAGRELFPILICTVAVVLGLEQVLANRFYKRG; from the coding sequence ATGGAATTCATGCATCCCGGAATGTTGTTCGGAGCCTTAGCGGCCGGAATTCCGGTCGTGCTGCATCTAATGATGCGCCAGCGTCCGCGACAGTTGGAGTTTCCTGCGCTCCGTTTCTTGCAAGCGCGGCAAACTTCGAACCGCCGCACGCTTAAGCTGCGGCATCTGTTGTTGTTGTTACTGCGCATGGCGGCGCTCGCGCTCTTGGCCTTTGCGCTGGCACGGCCGAGCGCGAAGCTCTTCGGAATGCTCGGCGATGAAGAAGGCCCGGTTACGGCCGTGCTGGTGTTCGATACTTCGTCGCGCATGAGTTACACGGCGGAGAAGCGCACCCGCCTGGAAGCGGCGCGCGAATTCGCCGACAAGCTGCTCGCTTCGTTGCCGGCCAAGAGCGAGATCGGCATTCTCGATACCTCGACTCCATCGCGTGTGTATGAAGCCGACATGACGATCGCCCGCGAGCGAATCGCGCAGCTGAAAACCGGCGGTCGCGGAGTGCCGCTCGCGGCGACCTGCGAGAGCGCCGCCGAGCTTTTGCGCGAAGCGAAGTACCCGCGCAAGGAGCTCTACGTCTTCACCGACTTCTCCGTCGGTGCGTGGTCGGGCAATCGCGCCGGCGATTGGGCGCAGCGGGCCGTCGACGGCGGAGTCGCGAAGGTCGAGTTCATCGACGTCGGTGCCGAGAAGCCGGTCGATTACGCTTTGGGTAATCTCGCGCTGTCCGATCAGATGCTCGTTCGCAATCGGCCGTTGTTGGTGTCGTCGGCCGTTTCCGCCATCGGCGCAGGAACGAAGCGGATCGTGCGCTTGCTCGTTATCGATCCGCAAACCGGGAAGCTCGCGGAACGAGGTGTGCAAGAAGTCGACCTCGCAGCCGATGAAACGAAGGAAGTGAGCTTCACGATCGGCAGCCTCGACCTCGGCACGCATCAAGGGGAGTTGCGGATCGACGATGCCGATAGTTTGCCCGAGAATAATGTGCGCTACTTCACGGTCAACGTCCGCTCGGCCCCGCGCATTCTCGTCGCCGCGCCGAACCCCGTTGCGACTCGCGCGGCGTACTACACGCAAGCGATCGCCGGCCGCGAGCTGCAGGTGAACGGGATCGCGCCGTACGATGTTTTCTACGGCACTTACGACAAGCTCGCCGAAGAAGACTTCCACAAGTATTCGGCGCTCGTGCTGCTCGATCCGCCGCCCCTGGCCGACACGCTGTGGCAACAGATCGAAGCCTACGCGCGCGGCGGCGGCGGAACGGCCCTCTTTCTCGGGCCCGACGCGCAGCCGTCGAAATTCAACACCGAAATTCCACAGACGGTGCTCGCCGGCAAGCTCGGCATTCAGGCGCGCTATCCGCAGGGGGATCTTTATTTCTGGCCCGACGCCGATCAGCATCCGCTCTTGGCCGATTTCAAACCGGTGAAAAGTTCGACGCCGTGGGAAGACTTTCCGGTCTATCGTTATTGGCAGCTCACCCCTGCCGAAGGAACGACGTTCGTCGCGCCGTATAACAACGATGCGCCGGCGATCGTCGAACGTCCGATCGGACTCGGCCGCGCGCTGACCATCACGACGCCGATCTCGGAGCCGACGGACTTGCCCGAAGATGATCGTTGGAACTTGCTGCCGATCGGTCCGAGGCCTTGGCCGTTCGTGGTGTTGATGAACGGCGTGACGACTTACTTGGTCGGCCGCGACGATCCGGTGAACTATCTCGCGCAGGAAGCGGCGATCGTGCGACTCGATCCGACGAAGCGCTTCGAGACGTATCTCGTCACGCGGCGCAACGCCGATGTGCCGCCGTTGCGCTTGGCCGCCGATTTGAAACGGAACCGGCTCACGGTGCCCATTACCGATGCGGCCGGCAACTACCGCGTGCAAGCCGGCGGTTCGGCCGACGGCGTCGATCTTGGGTTCAGCGTCAATCTCCCTGCCGACGGCGAATCGCTGCGCCGCATCGATGCCGCGCGATTGGAAAAACTGTTCGCCGACGTACCGCATGCGACCGTCAAGAAATTTGCCGAGCTCCGTCGAGAGTCGAATCCCGATCGTGCCGGACGGGAACTGTTTCCGATTTTGATCTGCACCGTGGCCGTCGTGTTGGGGCTCGAGCAAGTGTTGGCGAACCGATTCTACAAGCGCGGATAG
- the infA gene encoding translation initiation factor IF-1, with amino-acid sequence MPEKEEGLEVEGVVTQALANTRFRVTIEGGHEVIAHVAGRMRKNFIRIVPGDKVKVELSPYDLTKGRITFRER; translated from the coding sequence ATGCCGGAAAAAGAAGAAGGTCTGGAAGTCGAAGGCGTGGTCACGCAGGCCCTCGCCAATACGCGCTTCCGCGTGACGATCGAAGGGGGCCACGAAGTGATCGCCCACGTCGCCGGCCGGATGCGCAAGAACTTCATCCGGATCGTGCCGGGAGACAAAGTGAAAGTCGAACTTTCCCCCTACGATCTCACCAAAGGTCGCATTACGTTTCGCGAACGCTAA
- a CDS encoding UbiD family decarboxylase, with product MGYRTLRECVDDLATSGRLIRIDDEIDPRLEAAAIQRRVYQAGGPAIYFSRLKGCRFPAVSNLFGTIERTRYLFRDTLAQVEQLIRLKIDPARDMTRPWRYLSAVPAALRMLPRYVRTGPALAHETTISALPPIVSWPDDGGPFVTLPQVYTEHPERRGWQRSNLGMYRIQLSGNRYERDREVGLHYQLHRGIGVHHTAARRRGEPLRVSIFVGGPPAMTVAAVMPLPEAIPEVSFAGALGGRRIPLIRPAQGPAIHAEADFVITGTIDPDRTLPEGPFGDHLGYYAKTHDFPVLRVDKVYHRPDPIWPFTVVGRPPQEDTSFGAFIHELTGPIIPTVIPGVHGVHAVDAAGVHPLLLALGSERYMPYAELRRPQELLTQANAILGQGQMSLAKYLMIAARDDAPALELHDIAGFFRHLLERIDWTRDLHFQTQTTIDTLDYSGTGLNEGSKVVLAAVGPKRRTLPTELPSDPSELKLGDGFENPRVALPGVLVLEGGNTSAEKFCGRFTPDDPINRWPLVVIVDDAEFAARSLNNFLWTTFTRSNPATDTYGIGEFTRDKHWGCRGSLVIDARIKPHHAPPLIEDAAVTRKVDALAAPGGPLRGII from the coding sequence ATGGGTTACCGCACGCTTCGTGAATGCGTCGACGATCTGGCGACGTCGGGCCGACTAATTCGGATCGACGACGAGATCGATCCGCGCCTCGAAGCGGCCGCGATTCAACGACGGGTCTACCAAGCCGGAGGACCGGCGATTTACTTTTCGCGGCTCAAGGGTTGCCGCTTCCCGGCCGTCTCGAACCTGTTCGGCACCATCGAACGGACGCGCTATCTTTTTCGCGATACGTTGGCGCAAGTCGAGCAGTTGATTCGGCTGAAGATCGATCCCGCGCGCGACATGACACGCCCTTGGCGTTATCTCTCGGCGGTGCCCGCGGCGCTGCGGATGCTGCCGCGTTACGTGCGCACCGGCCCGGCGCTCGCGCACGAAACGACGATCTCCGCGCTGCCGCCGATCGTGAGTTGGCCCGACGATGGCGGCCCGTTCGTGACGCTGCCGCAGGTCTATACGGAACATCCCGAGCGGCGCGGATGGCAACGCTCGAACCTCGGCATGTATCGGATCCAACTTTCCGGCAATCGCTACGAGCGAGACCGCGAAGTCGGGCTGCACTATCAACTGCATCGCGGCATCGGCGTGCATCACACGGCCGCGCGCCGGCGCGGCGAACCGCTGCGCGTCTCGATCTTCGTCGGTGGTCCGCCGGCGATGACCGTCGCGGCGGTGATGCCGCTGCCGGAAGCGATTCCCGAAGTGTCGTTCGCCGGTGCGCTCGGAGGTCGGCGCATTCCGTTGATCCGCCCGGCGCAAGGGCCGGCGATTCACGCCGAGGCCGACTTCGTCATCACCGGCACGATCGACCCGGATCGGACGTTGCCCGAAGGCCCTTTCGGCGACCATCTCGGCTACTACGCGAAGACGCACGACTTTCCGGTCTTGCGTGTCGACAAGGTTTATCATCGCCCGGACCCGATCTGGCCGTTTACGGTCGTCGGCCGGCCGCCGCAAGAAGACACTTCGTTCGGCGCGTTCATTCACGAACTCACCGGGCCGATCATCCCGACCGTCATTCCGGGCGTGCATGGCGTGCATGCGGTCGATGCGGCCGGAGTGCATCCGTTGCTGCTCGCGCTCGGCAGCGAACGGTACATGCCTTACGCCGAGTTGCGCAGGCCGCAAGAATTGCTGACGCAAGCCAACGCGATTCTCGGACAAGGTCAGATGTCGCTCGCGAAGTATTTGATGATCGCCGCGCGCGACGACGCTCCGGCGCTCGAGCTTCACGATATCGCCGGCTTCTTCCGCCACCTGCTGGAGCGGATCGATTGGACGCGCGACCTCCATTTCCAAACCCAAACGACGATCGACACGCTCGACTACAGCGGCACCGGGCTGAACGAAGGATCGAAGGTCGTCCTCGCGGCAGTCGGCCCGAAGCGGCGCACATTGCCGACCGAGCTTCCGAGCGATCCGAGTGAACTAAAGCTCGGCGACGGCTTCGAGAACCCGCGCGTGGCGCTGCCGGGAGTACTGGTCTTGGAAGGCGGAAACACCTCGGCTGAGAAGTTTTGCGGTCGGTTCACGCCCGACGATCCGATCAACCGCTGGCCGCTCGTCGTGATCGTCGACGATGCGGAGTTCGCGGCCCGATCGTTGAATAATTTTCTGTGGACGACGTTCACGCGCTCGAATCCGGCGACCGATACTTACGGTATCGGAGAGTTTACTCGGGATAAACATTGGGGCTGCCGCGGCTCGCTGGTGATCGATGCGCGGATCAAACCGCATCACGCGCCGCCGCTCATTGAAGACGCGGCAGTGACGCGGAAAGTCGATGCATTGGCCGCTCCGGGCGGGCCGTTGCGGGGAATTATCTAG
- a CDS encoding sugar kinase, with protein MSLLVVGSVAFDSVETPTAKRDNVVGGSATFFSYAAGYFTPVSLVAEVGEDWPEEHTKLLRSQQVNTDGLRVVPGAKTFRWRGKYMPNMNDRETLEVQLNVFETFNPKLSDAEKKSKFVFLANGSPIMQLNTLEQVEKPALSVCDTMDLWINIQREPLLKLLKRIDGIVLNDSEAKLLTGHENLVRAGQEVRKLGPKFVIVKKGEHGAMFCGENETYVLPAFPTSNVVDPTGAGDSFAGGMMGYLAAKGNFEPRTLKEALAYGTIVASYNVEDFSLDRMKQIKRADLDQRMTEYKQMLAF; from the coding sequence ATGTCTCTGCTCGTCGTCGGTTCGGTCGCTTTCGATAGTGTCGAAACTCCTACGGCCAAGCGCGACAACGTCGTCGGCGGTTCGGCGACGTTCTTCTCCTACGCCGCAGGCTACTTCACGCCGGTGAGCCTCGTCGCGGAAGTCGGCGAAGATTGGCCGGAAGAACATACGAAGCTGCTCCGGTCGCAGCAGGTGAACACCGACGGCTTGCGCGTCGTGCCGGGAGCGAAGACGTTTCGCTGGCGCGGGAAGTACATGCCGAACATGAACGACCGTGAGACGCTCGAAGTGCAACTGAACGTCTTCGAGACGTTCAACCCGAAGCTCTCCGACGCCGAAAAGAAAAGCAAGTTCGTGTTCCTCGCAAACGGCTCGCCGATCATGCAGCTCAACACGCTCGAGCAAGTCGAGAAGCCGGCACTGAGCGTTTGCGACACGATGGATTTGTGGATCAATATCCAACGCGAGCCCCTCTTGAAGCTGCTGAAACGCATCGACGGGATCGTGCTCAACGACAGCGAAGCCAAGCTGCTTACCGGCCACGAAAACCTCGTCCGCGCAGGACAAGAAGTCCGCAAGCTCGGGCCGAAGTTCGTCATCGTCAAGAAAGGGGAACACGGCGCGATGTTCTGCGGCGAGAACGAAACGTATGTCTTGCCGGCGTTCCCGACGTCGAACGTCGTCGACCCAACCGGAGCAGGTGACAGCTTCGCAGGAGGAATGATGGGCTACTTGGCAGCGAAGGGAAACTTCGAGCCTCGCACGCTTAAAGAAGCGCTCGCCTACGGCACGATCGTCGCGAGCTACAACGTCGAAGATTTCAGCCTCGACCGGATGAAGCAAATCAAACGTGCAGATCTCGACCAACGGATGACGGAATACAAGCAGATGTTGGCGTTTTAA
- the serC gene encoding 3-phosphoserine/phosphohydroxythreonine transaminase, whose amino-acid sequence MDKRVYNFSPGPATLPLSVLQEAQRDLLSLPGLGVSALEISHRCPWFDKVLEETEANLRDLLKIPANFKVLFMQGGSRLQFSMVPMNLLPEGQSADYIVTGAWSKMGLDEAKKFGTVRNVYDAKATNYDRLPAAGESKVDPKAAYAYFTSNETIQGVQFLDEPETGSATPGAIPLVCDASSDFLCRPLPMDRYGLIYSCAQKNSGPAGVTTVIVREDLLARSSEKLPTMMNYALYAKEKSLLNTPPVFAIYIMLLVTRWLKNDIGGLDKMLAHNKKKAKLLYDVIDASEGFYTGHAQKNSRSLMNVTFKLPDEETQKRFIKGAEARDLHYLPGHRSVGGIRASIYNAMPIEGVEALAGFMQEFRKK is encoded by the coding sequence ATGGATAAGCGAGTCTACAACTTTTCCCCCGGTCCTGCGACGCTCCCTCTCTCCGTTCTCCAGGAAGCGCAACGCGACCTGCTCAGTCTGCCGGGCCTCGGCGTATCGGCCTTGGAAATCAGCCACCGCTGTCCGTGGTTCGATAAGGTGCTCGAAGAGACGGAAGCGAATTTGCGCGACTTGCTGAAGATTCCCGCGAATTTCAAAGTCTTGTTCATGCAAGGGGGAAGTCGGCTTCAGTTCTCGATGGTGCCGATGAACTTGCTGCCGGAAGGCCAATCGGCCGACTACATCGTCACCGGCGCATGGAGCAAAATGGGGCTCGACGAAGCGAAGAAGTTCGGAACCGTACGGAACGTGTACGACGCGAAAGCGACGAACTACGATCGCCTTCCCGCGGCCGGCGAATCGAAGGTCGACCCGAAAGCCGCGTATGCCTACTTCACGTCGAACGAAACGATCCAAGGCGTGCAGTTTCTCGACGAACCGGAAACCGGCAGCGCCACGCCCGGCGCCATCCCGCTCGTGTGCGATGCGTCGAGCGACTTCCTTTGCCGCCCGTTGCCGATGGACCGCTACGGCTTGATCTATTCGTGCGCTCAGAAGAACTCGGGCCCTGCCGGCGTGACGACCGTGATCGTGCGCGAAGACTTGCTCGCTCGTTCGAGCGAGAAGCTGCCGACGATGATGAACTACGCGCTCTATGCGAAAGAGAAGTCGCTCTTGAACACGCCGCCCGTGTTCGCGATCTACATCATGCTGCTCGTCACGCGCTGGCTGAAGAACGACATCGGCGGGCTCGACAAGATGCTCGCGCACAACAAGAAGAAAGCGAAGCTGCTCTACGACGTGATCGACGCTTCCGAAGGCTTCTATACGGGCCATGCCCAGAAGAACAGCCGCTCGTTGATGAACGTCACCTTCAAGCTTCCCGACGAGGAAACGCAAAAGCGCTTCATCAAGGGAGCCGAAGCTCGCGATCTGCACTACTTGCCGGGCCATCGCTCGGTCGGCGGCATCCGCGCGTCGATCTACAACGCGATGCCGATCGAAGGGGTCGAAGCGCTCGCCGGCTTCATGCAGGAATTCCGGAAGAAATAG
- a CDS encoding YihY/virulence factor BrkB family protein produces the protein MNGKLHSAWSMLKEAVVDFVDHNSTRLGASFAFYSILSLAPLLVFTIAIGETFLDADEVRKYLVDEVRRAVGNEGAKAVETMLAKRRPAEGSLLATLLGLGTLLFGASGAFGEVQAALNTIWGVQPKPNAALWTMLRYRFLSFCLVLGTGFLMLTSMVIGTIVTAAGTFVNDSWPNIQPLEHWLTMLAAFVLATLLFAMIFKILPDAKVPWRDVWSGALLTASLFTIGKFLIGLYIVKSGLSSAYGAAGSLVVLVVWIYYSAQILFFGAELTHVYSKRRGAEVPPTEVAYKKKPAKARR, from the coding sequence ATGAACGGAAAACTGCATAGCGCATGGTCGATGCTGAAGGAAGCGGTCGTCGATTTCGTCGACCACAACTCCACACGGCTCGGGGCCTCGTTTGCGTTTTACAGTATCCTTTCGCTCGCCCCTTTGCTCGTCTTCACCATTGCGATCGGCGAAACGTTTCTCGATGCCGATGAAGTGCGCAAGTACCTCGTCGACGAAGTGCGACGGGCCGTCGGCAACGAGGGAGCCAAGGCGGTCGAAACGATGCTCGCGAAACGCCGCCCGGCCGAAGGAAGTTTGCTCGCGACGTTGCTCGGCCTGGGGACGCTGCTGTTCGGCGCGTCGGGAGCGTTCGGCGAAGTGCAAGCCGCGCTGAATACGATTTGGGGGGTGCAGCCCAAGCCGAACGCCGCGCTCTGGACGATGCTTCGCTACCGCTTTCTTTCGTTTTGCTTGGTGCTCGGCACCGGCTTTCTCATGCTCACGTCGATGGTGATCGGCACGATCGTCACGGCGGCCGGCACTTTCGTCAACGATTCTTGGCCGAACATCCAACCGCTGGAGCATTGGCTGACCATGCTCGCGGCGTTCGTCCTCGCGACATTGCTCTTCGCGATGATCTTTAAGATCCTGCCCGACGCTAAAGTCCCGTGGCGCGATGTCTGGAGCGGGGCCTTGCTCACGGCCTCGCTGTTCACGATCGGCAAGTTCTTGATCGGGCTCTATATCGTTAAGAGCGGGCTCAGCTCGGCCTACGGAGCAGCGGGGTCGCTCGTGGTGCTCGTCGTCTGGATTTATTACTCGGCGCAGATTCTCTTCTTCGGCGCCGAGCTCACGCATGTTTACTCGAAGCGCCGCGGCGCGGAAGTGCCACCGACCGAAGTGGCGTACAAAAAGAAGCCGGCGAAAGCGCGCCGCTGA
- a CDS encoding DUF58 domain-containing protein, whose product MSAAEKYLKPEVARQISRLDLRAQFIVKGFLQGLHASPFQGFSVEFSEHRKYTAGDNPADIDWLVFAKTDKYYVKKFEAETNITGYLVIDLSGSMGYTYQGETTKFDYAVCIAAALCYLMVHQQDPVGLVTFDERIRASIPPRSKRTQLGTVLSILANLKPSGKTDIAKCLIQVAAMLRHRSLVMIFSDLLTDPEPVVKSLQRLRHGGHDVILFHILDEAEVKFPFHGICEFEEPESQDRLLVDADSYRVDYLREIDKFRETYRRECAQSGVDYVPIDTGMQFDKALTGYLVGRRARG is encoded by the coding sequence ATGTCCGCCGCGGAAAAGTATCTTAAGCCGGAAGTCGCGCGACAGATCTCCCGGCTCGATCTTCGCGCGCAGTTCATCGTCAAAGGCTTCTTGCAAGGGCTGCACGCGAGCCCCTTTCAAGGCTTCTCCGTCGAGTTCAGCGAACATCGCAAATATACGGCCGGCGACAATCCGGCCGATATCGATTGGCTCGTCTTCGCGAAGACCGACAAGTATTACGTCAAAAAGTTCGAAGCCGAAACGAACATCACCGGCTACTTGGTGATCGATCTCAGCGGATCGATGGGCTACACCTATCAAGGCGAGACGACGAAGTTCGACTACGCCGTTTGCATCGCCGCCGCGCTGTGCTACCTGATGGTGCATCAGCAAGACCCGGTCGGACTCGTCACGTTCGACGAACGGATTCGCGCGAGCATTCCGCCCCGCTCGAAACGAACGCAGCTCGGCACCGTCCTGTCGATCCTCGCCAACCTCAAGCCGAGCGGCAAGACCGACATTGCGAAGTGTTTGATTCAAGTCGCGGCGATGCTTCGGCACCGCAGCCTCGTCATGATCTTCAGCGACTTGTTGACCGATCCGGAACCGGTCGTGAAGTCGTTGCAACGGCTCCGCCACGGCGGACACGACGTCATCTTGTTCCACATTCTCGATGAAGCGGAAGTGAAGTTTCCGTTCCACGGCATCTGCGAATTCGAGGAACCGGAGTCGCAAGATCGGTTGCTCGTCGATGCCGATTCGTACCGCGTCGACTACCTGCGCGAGATCGACAAGTTTCGCGAAACCTATCGTCGCGAGTGCGCGCAAAGCGGCGTCGACTACGTGCCGATCGATACCGGCATGCAATTCGATAAGGCGCTCACGGGCTATCTCGTCGGCCGGCGAGCACGCGGATAG
- a CDS encoding lysophospholipid acyltransferase family protein: MNPLKLRHLVEYFVARVFVCALQTLRPETCHALARALAWLCGDVLNVRGQTVDENLRLAFPKWNAERRQKCRRRMWVHLFLFAAEVTQAPRRIRITNYRDFIDFRNRDVFGRTMFDKRGVIFVTAHFGVFEMLGYNSGLTGFPTYSVARTLDNPYLEAFIGRFRGATGQHLIPKEGGSERLMKVLGDGGIVGILADQYAGSKGCWVDFFGRPASAHKAIALLSLGNDIPLVVVSCKRTGGPMHFTQYAHAVFDPRTAPPEMQNVKAVTQWFTHEFEKFIRETPDQYWWLHRRWRDKREKKKKKVDVAS, from the coding sequence GTGAACCCGCTGAAACTTCGCCATCTCGTCGAGTATTTCGTCGCGAGGGTCTTCGTTTGCGCCTTGCAAACGCTTCGCCCCGAGACGTGCCATGCGCTGGCGCGCGCGCTCGCTTGGCTCTGCGGCGACGTGCTGAACGTGCGCGGTCAGACGGTTGACGAGAATCTTCGACTCGCGTTTCCCAAGTGGAACGCGGAGCGCCGGCAGAAGTGCCGCCGCCGGATGTGGGTCCATCTGTTTCTCTTCGCAGCCGAAGTGACGCAAGCGCCGCGGCGCATCCGCATCACCAACTATCGCGACTTCATCGATTTTAGAAATCGCGACGTGTTCGGCCGGACGATGTTCGACAAGCGCGGCGTAATCTTCGTCACCGCGCATTTCGGGGTCTTCGAGATGCTCGGCTACAACTCCGGCCTGACCGGCTTCCCGACGTACTCCGTCGCGCGAACGCTCGACAACCCGTATCTCGAAGCGTTCATCGGCCGCTTTCGCGGCGCGACGGGACAACATCTCATTCCGAAAGAAGGAGGCTCCGAGCGACTGATGAAAGTGCTCGGCGACGGCGGCATCGTCGGCATCTTGGCCGATCAATACGCCGGCTCGAAGGGTTGCTGGGTCGACTTTTTCGGCAGGCCCGCCAGCGCACACAAAGCGATCGCGCTCCTCTCGCTCGGCAACGACATTCCGCTCGTCGTCGTCTCCTGCAAGCGAACCGGCGGGCCGATGCACTTCACGCAGTATGCACATGCCGTCTTCGATCCACGAACCGCGCCGCCGGAAATGCAAAACGTCAAAGCGGTAACGCAATGGTTCACGCATGAATTCGAAAAATTCATCCGCGAAACGCCCGACCAATACTGGTGGCTCCATCGCCGCTGGCGCGACAAGCGCGAGAAGAAGAAAAAGAAGGTCGACGTCGCAAGCTAA
- a CDS encoding divalent-cation tolerance protein CutA has product MIEAIQIVTTFSNRTAGEEVGLELVRRGLVACAQVGGPIASMYRWHGQIETTEEWTLTLKTRRDRFDAVATAIRELHTYEMPEIVAFDIVATSAAYLQWIEENVGSAERIVGESA; this is encoded by the coding sequence ATGATCGAAGCGATTCAGATCGTCACGACGTTTTCCAACCGCACGGCCGGCGAAGAAGTCGGTCTGGAATTGGTACGTCGCGGGCTGGTCGCATGCGCGCAGGTCGGCGGCCCGATCGCGAGCATGTATCGCTGGCACGGCCAAATCGAAACGACGGAAGAGTGGACGCTGACTCTCAAGACGCGCCGCGATCGGTTCGACGCCGTCGCGACGGCGATTCGCGAGTTGCATACCTACGAGATGCCCGAGATCGTGGCGTTCGACATCGTGGCGACCAGCGCCGCCTACCTGCAATGGATCGAAGAAAACGTCGGCAGTGCGGAGCGAATCGTCGGCGAGTCGGCTTGA
- a CDS encoding TIGR01777 family oxidoreductase — protein sequence MKTRQFTHSSQVAASAEETFAWHARPGAFQRLTPPWERVEAIDQKGTIRDGDRLTIRLKIGPVWQQWIAEHVDYIEGRQFCDRQVAGPFAEWEHLHQFTPEGSGHCRLVDRIEYALPMGAVSNLVAGRAVERKLRRNFKYRHRITSDDIAAHHRFAGRAPLRVLLSGSNGMVGAALLPMLTSGGHTVLRLARAASSRGGIRWDPEAGEIDPSSLEGFDAVVHLAGENIASSRWSDAQKKKILESRTLGTRLLAETLAKLKNPPKVFLCASAVGFYGDRGDEQCDESSPRGQGFLADVCAAWEAATEPARDAGIRTVNLRFGVILSGSGGALAKMLPPFLVGAGGRIGSGKQWMSWIALDDVIGAIHHALFTESIAGPTNVVSPHPVTNREFTRVLGRVLRRPTIFPLPAFAARLALGQMADELLLAGQRVLPRRLQASDYPFRFAELEPALRHLLGRA from the coding sequence ATGAAAACCCGGCAATTCACGCATTCTTCCCAAGTCGCGGCTTCCGCCGAAGAGACGTTTGCATGGCATGCGCGACCGGGAGCTTTCCAACGCCTAACGCCCCCTTGGGAGCGGGTCGAAGCCATCGACCAAAAAGGAACCATTCGCGATGGCGATCGCCTCACGATCCGCTTGAAGATCGGGCCGGTGTGGCAACAGTGGATCGCCGAGCACGTCGACTATATCGAAGGCCGGCAGTTCTGCGATCGCCAAGTCGCCGGACCGTTCGCCGAATGGGAACATCTGCATCAGTTCACTCCGGAAGGTTCCGGCCATTGCCGGCTGGTCGACCGAATCGAGTATGCGTTGCCGATGGGTGCGGTGAGCAACCTCGTTGCCGGCCGCGCGGTCGAGCGAAAGCTGCGACGGAACTTCAAGTATCGCCATCGCATTACGTCCGACGACATCGCGGCCCATCATCGCTTCGCCGGCCGCGCGCCGTTGCGAGTGCTGCTCAGCGGCTCGAACGGAATGGTCGGCGCGGCGCTGCTGCCGATGCTCACCTCCGGCGGCCACACCGTCTTGCGGCTCGCGCGGGCCGCGAGCTCGCGCGGCGGTATTCGTTGGGATCCCGAGGCCGGCGAGATCGATCCTTCGTCGCTCGAAGGGTTCGATGCCGTGGTGCATCTCGCGGGCGAAAACATTGCGAGCAGTCGCTGGAGCGATGCGCAGAAGAAAAAGATCTTAGAGAGCCGCACGCTCGGGACGCGCTTGCTCGCCGAAACCCTCGCGAAGCTCAAGAACCCACCGAAGGTTTTCCTCTGTGCCTCGGCCGTCGGTTTTTACGGCGACCGCGGTGATGAGCAGTGCGACGAAAGCTCGCCGCGCGGCCAGGGCTTTCTCGCCGATGTCTGCGCGGCCTGGGAAGCAGCGACCGAACCGGCGCGCGACGCCGGGATTCGCACGGTCAATCTGCGCTTCGGCGTGATTTTGTCGGGGTCCGGCGGAGCCTTGGCGAAGATGCTGCCGCCGTTTCTCGTCGGCGCAGGGGGACGCATCGGCAGCGGCAAGCAGTGGATGAGTTGGATCGCGCTCGACGACGTCATCGGCGCGATCCATCATGCGCTGTTCACCGAGAGCATCGCGGGTCCGACGAACGTCGTGAGTCCGCATCCGGTCACGAACCGAGAGTTTACGCGCGTGCTCGGCAGAGTTTTGCGTCGACCGACGATCTTCCCGCTCCCGGCGTTTGCCGCACGGCTCGCCTTAGGACAGATGGCCGACGAACTGCTGCTCGCGGGACAGCGCGTGTTGCCGCGCCGGTTGCAAGCGAGCGATTACCCGTTTCGATTCGCAGAGCTTGAGCCGGCGCTACGGCACTTACTCGGCCGCGCGTAA